Part of the Ruegeria sp. AD91A genome, GATGTTCAGTTCCTTGGCGATGGCTTTCATGCCCATCGAAATCTCGGCGATTTCGTTGACGCGGTTGTCGGCCATGCCCCGGCAAAGCTGGAGGTAGTCGATGACAAGCAGATCGAGCCCATGCGTCCGCTTCAACCGTCGCGCACGGGCGGCGAGTTGCGAGATCGGCAGGGCCGGGGTGTCGTCAATAAACAAAGGGCAGGCTTCCAGTTCCTTGGCCGCATCCACGAAACGGCGGAATTCGGCCTCGGTCATGTCACCCTGACGGATTTTGTGGCTCGAGATCTCCGAGGCTTCGGCCAGAACCCGGCCTGCAAGCTGTTCCGCGCTCATCTCCAATGAGAAGAAGCCAACCACGCCGCCATCTATCGCACCCTCGGTGCCGTCGGGTTTAGTCCCGCGCTTGAAGGCCTTGGCAACGTTGAAGGCGATGTTGGTCGCCAGCGAGGTTTTACCCATGGATGGGCGCCCGGCCAGAATGATCAGGTCGGACGGGTGCAACCCGCCCAATTGCTTGTCCAGATCGGCCAGACCGGTGGAAATCCCAGCCATGCCGCCACCGCGCTGGTAGGCCTCGTTGGTGACGTTGACGGCTTCGGTGACAGCCTTGAGGAAGGATTGAAAGCCTTGCTCGGTCTGGCCCTGCTCGGACAGCTGATAAAGCAGCTGCTCGGCCTCGACGATCTGTTCTTTCGGCTCGCTGGCGATATCGACCCGCGCCGCCTTGTCCGAGATATCGCGGCCCAGCCGGATCAATTCGCGCCGGATGGCGAGGTCATAGATCATCTGGGCATAGTCGTGCACCGCGAATGCGCTGATCGAGGCACCGGCCAGCTTGACCAGGTAGGCGGGACCGCCCAGTTCTTTCAGGCCCTCATCCTCGGCCATGAACGATTTGAGCGTTACGGGCGAGGCGAGCGCATTCTTTGCGATACGGGCCGCGGCCACTTCGTAAATCCGGGCATGGACCGGATCGTAGAAATGTTCAGCCCCGATGATCGAGGCGACCCGGTCATACAGGTCGTTATTGGTCAGGATCGCACCCAGAAGCTGTTGTTCGGCTTCAATGGAATGCGGCATGGTTTCGGCGTTCTGAATCTGTGCCGCTGCCTGCTCGATGCTGCTAATCTCGTTCATTTTTGTCCCCGCTGCCCGTTCCGAGGTTCTACACGCGAAGCCCCGGTTCAGGCTATCTGCAAATGAATGGGGGTAAGTTGGGATAACCACCCCCGGCCTCGGGATAACTGCCCACCTTAATGGGGATAACTTCCGTCCAGTTTTGCACGGCAGTGAGGTTATCGCAACATTTGGTGTCGTAACTGCAATTTTCGCCTAGATAGGCACGATTTCGGACGATTCGAATATCAACTATCCCCAATTCGCCCACAGGCTTGAGGTCACGACTTATGGGCTTCCTGCCATCCGCGCGGGTCATTCAGGAAGGCCTCGACACCGTCAAGTGTTTCTTGGTCAAAGGTTTTCTGCGCCTTGGCCTCGGCCAGAACGTCCCACCATGTGCAAAGGCTGTGCAATTGAACCCCGTGATCGCCCAGTGTCTTCTCGGTCTCGGGGAAGATGCCGTAATAGAAGATCACTGCAGTATGGCTACAAGTAGCACCGGTTTCGCGGATCGCATCGACAAAGGACAGTTTCGAGCCGCCGTCGGTTGTCAGGTCTTCGACCAGCAGTACACGTTCGCCTTCGCTCATCGCGCCTTCGATACGGGCATTGCGGCCGTAGCCCTTGGGTTTCTTGCGGACATAAGTCATGGGCAGGGCCATGCGCTCGGCGACCATGGCGGCAAAGGGGATCCCCGCCGTTTCCCCGCCTGCGATGTTGTCGAACGCCTCGAAGCCTGCGTCGCGCATTACTGTGACGGTCAGGAAATCCATCAGGGTCGAGCGGATACGCGGGTACGAGATCAGTTTGCGGCAGTCGATATATGTCGGGCTGGGCAGGCCGCTGGCCAGCGTGAACGGTTCGCGCGCATTGAAATGCACGGCTTTGATCTCCAGCAACATTCGCGCGGTCAGGCGGGCGATTTCGGTGCTGTCGGGAAAGGAACTGGGGATCATGGTGCAAACCTCGGGGCTGAAAACACGTTGCGGGCTGATAGCCCGACCCTTGTGCCGGAGTCGAGAGGGATTGGACAAAAGAAAAGCGGACCCCCAAGAGGTCCGCTTTTGCCCTTACGGGCGATGGGCAGCCAAGGTGGGCTTAACTGCTCATGTCATAGGCCCGCTCGCCATGTACCGAGAGGTCGAGGCCATTTGTCTCGGTCTCGGCGTCTACGCGAAGTGGCGTGATCTGTGCAACCAGTTTGACCAACACAAACGTGACAACTGCCGTAAAGGCACCCACGATAATCAGCCCACCCAACTGCGCGGTCCAGGTTCCGAGGCCAAACAGGGCGATCATGATCGTGCCGAAGATACCGCCGACGCCATGCACGGCGAACACATCCAGCGTGTCGTCGATATTCAGCTTGTTGCGCACGACGCTGACGGCTTCTTGACACAGAACGCCGGCCACCGCGCCAATGATCAGGGCCTGAACCGGACCGACGAAACCTGAAGCGGGCGTGATCGAGGCCAGACCGGCGATTGTGCCCGTGACCAGACCGACCATCGAGGCCTTGCCAAAACGGATACGTTCCCACAGGGCCCAGCTTAGGGATGCGGTGGCAGCGGACAGGTGCGTTACGGTCAGGGCCATCGCTGCTCCGCCATCGGCGGCCAGTTGCGAGCCACCATTGAAACCGAACCAGCCAACCCAAAGCATTGCGGCACCGATCATGACATAGCCGGGATTATGCGGAGGCGTGGTACGGTTACGCCGAGGGCCGAGGATAACCGCGATGATCAGGGCTGCCAGACCAGCGGTTTCATGCACCACGATGCCGCCAGCAAAGTCGCGCACTCCGATCTCGCCCAGAATGCCGCCATCAGCCAGCATCCCTCCACCCCAGATCCAGTGCACCACCGGTGCATAGCACAGCAGCATCCAAAGGGCCGAGAAGGTCAGGACAAAGCCAAAACCCACACGCTCGACATAGGCGCCCACGATCAACGCCGGGGTGATTATGGCGAAGGTCATCTGAAAGGCAAAGAACAGGATCTCGGGCAGGGTTCCTGCAAGGCTGTCCACGTCGACGCCGTTGAGGAAGGCTTTGCCCAAACCACCCCAAAGTCCGCTTTCACCGGGGCCGAACGCGATGGAATAACCTGCGACCAGCCAAAGGACGCTCATCAAACAGGCAATTGAAAAGCAGTGCATGAACACGCTGAGGACATTTCGGGCACGCACGAGGCCGCCATAGAACAGGGCGAGGCCTGGCAATGTCATGAAAAGGACCAATGCGGTTGCAACGATGATCCAGGCTGTATCTGCTCCGTTCATGGGCCATTCTCCCTTCCGAATGAGTGCGCCGGTCCGTCGAAACTCGGCACAGATCGGCGCTGTGTGAGCGGTGTGGGCTGTTTCAAGCCACCGTCGGTTGGAGAAAAAAGAGGCAAGGCGAAAAAAAGCGCCTGTTTTGGCAGCCTTTTTTCAACTGACTACAAAAGAAGCGGTTTCAGGGGCCATGTGCTGAAAGTTTAGGCGTCTGCGGAAAGGGCCGTGTACAGCAGGCCCAAGGCGTGGTCGCGCGCCGCACGCCGCACAGCATCGCGACCGGGTGCGCCGAGTTCGACGGTTTCGACATGCGTCGGCTGTCCCTCGGCGGCCAGCCCGAAACACACACGCCCTTCAGGTTTGAATTCGGACCCGCCCGGCCCGGCAATACCGGTGATCGAGACGGCAAGTTGCGCTCGTGAATTGCGCAGCGCGCCTTCTGCCATTTCGCGGGCAACCTCTTCGGAAACCGCACCGTGCGCGTTCAGCGTTTCGGCCTGAACGCCCAGCATGTCCTGTTTGGCTTGGTTGGTGTAGGTGACGAAACCCCGATCCACGACGGCAGAGCTGCCGGGAATGTCAGTCAGGGCCGCAGCGACCATGCCGCCGGTGCAGCTTTCGGCGGTGGCGATCATCACGCCTTGCGCCTTGGCGCGGTCCAGCAGGTCTGTCACGTTCATAGCCCCAGAACTCCGTGTGCTATACCTGCCAGAACCATCACGCCGATGGCTGCAAAAACACCCGCAATCACGTCGTCCAGCATCACGCCCATCGGATCTCCGCGGCGATCAGCCCAGCCAATGGGCCCCGGTTTGGTGATGTCGAACAGACGGAACAGGATGAACCCAGCAACCCAGCCGGGCCAGAGCGCGGCAATGTCGATTCCATGCGCCCATGACGGATAGGAAATCGCCCAAAGCGCGATGAACTGGCCTGCGACCTCATCAATGACAATTTCGGACGGGTCGTGGTCATCCTGACCCCTGGTCATTACCCGCGTGGCCCAGAGGCCGCCGAAAAAAACTGCAACCGTTGCGATCGCCAGCAACGGGAAACCACCCAGCGTGTGCAATACCCAGGCCATCGGCAAGGCCACCAGCGACCCCCAGGTGCCGGGGGCGGGGCGCATATAGCCAACGCCGCCAACCGTACCGATCATCTGTGCGATATTCATGCCTTCACCAGACAGGCTGTGGCGAGCGAGGCGATGCCCTCGCTACGCCCGGTAAAGCCCAATCGCTCGGACGTTGTCGCCTTGACCGAAACCTGATCTGCGCGCAGGTTCATGATGTCAGACATCTTTTCCCGCATGGTTTCTGAATGCGGGCCAATTTTCGGATATTCGCAGACCAGCGTGCAATCGACGTTCGAGATACGGTATCCCATCTGTTCTACCAGCTCGACCGCGTGGCGCAGGAAAATCTCACTGGCTGCGCCTTTCCATTGCGGATCCGAAGGTGGGAAATGCTGTCCGATATCCCCCTGAGCGAGCGCGCCATAGATCGCATCGGTGACTGCGTGCATCCCGACATCGGCATCCGAATGGCCTTGCAGCCCGCGGTCATGCGGCACCTTCACACCGCAAAGGATCACATGATCTCCATCGCCAAAACGGTGCACATCGTACCCGTTGCCCAGCCTTACATCCATGTCCGTTTCCATTATGCGTTCCGCCCGGGCAAAATCCTCGGGGCAAGTGATTTTCAGATTGTCAGCATCGCCCGGTACGATGCAGACATCGAGCCCGGCGGCTCGGGCAACCTCGACATCATCTGCCGCGCCGCCGGGATGGGCAGCGTGGGCAGCGGTGATGGCGTCATAGTGAAACCCTTGCGGAGTTTGTGCGGCGAACAGGTTGCTGCGATCCTGCGTGCCGGTCACAACCTGTTCATGCCCGATCCACAGCGCATCTGTAACCGCCAGCCCGGGCGCCGCCGCCGGACATGTGTCCAGGGCGTTCAGAACGTCCTGTATGATGCGGGGTGTGACGCAAGGCCTTGCCACGTCGTGGATCAAAACGCGCTGCA contains:
- a CDS encoding CinA family protein, whose translation is MNVTDLLDRAKAQGVMIATAESCTGGMVAAALTDIPGSSAVVDRGFVTYTNQAKQDMLGVQAETLNAHGAVSEEVAREMAEGALRNSRAQLAVSITGIAGPGGSEFKPEGRVCFGLAAEGQPTHVETVELGAPGRDAVRRAARDHALGLLYTALSADA
- a CDS encoding bifunctional 2-C-methyl-D-erythritol 4-phosphate cytidylyltransferase/2-C-methyl-D-erythritol 2,4-cyclodiphosphate synthase, coding for MTTAAIIVAAGRGSRAGGGVPKQWRSLAGRRVADWTIQRFRGQLDHIVLVLSDEDSAAWEEFRETDLILASGGTDRAGSVRNGLAALAGLNVQRVLIHDVARPCVTPRIIQDVLNALDTCPAAAPGLAVTDALWIGHEQVVTGTQDRSNLFAAQTPQGFHYDAITAAHAAHPGGAADDVEVARAAGLDVCIVPGDADNLKITCPEDFARAERIMETDMDVRLGNGYDVHRFGDGDHVILCGVKVPHDRGLQGHSDADVGMHAVTDAIYGALAQGDIGQHFPPSDPQWKGAASEIFLRHAVELVEQMGYRISNVDCTLVCEYPKIGPHSETMREKMSDIMNLRADQVSVKATTSERLGFTGRSEGIASLATACLVKA
- a CDS encoding replicative DNA helicase — translated: MNEISSIEQAAAQIQNAETMPHSIEAEQQLLGAILTNNDLYDRVASIIGAEHFYDPVHARIYEVAAARIAKNALASPVTLKSFMAEDEGLKELGGPAYLVKLAGASISAFAVHDYAQMIYDLAIRRELIRLGRDISDKAARVDIASEPKEQIVEAEQLLYQLSEQGQTEQGFQSFLKAVTEAVNVTNEAYQRGGGMAGISTGLADLDKQLGGLHPSDLIILAGRPSMGKTSLATNIAFNVAKAFKRGTKPDGTEGAIDGGVVGFFSLEMSAEQLAGRVLAEASEISSHKIRQGDMTEAEFRRFVDAAKELEACPLFIDDTPALPISQLAARARRLKRTHGLDLLVIDYLQLCRGMADNRVNEIAEISMGMKAIAKELNIPVVALSQLSRQVENRDDKRPQLSDLRESGSIEQDADVVMFVFREEYYKEREKPGDHELEKMEDWKQAMERLHGKAEVIVGKQRHGPIGTVELSFEAQFTRFGNLVKPWQQGGEIEGY
- a CDS encoding ammonium transporter; this translates as MNGADTAWIIVATALVLFMTLPGLALFYGGLVRARNVLSVFMHCFSIACLMSVLWLVAGYSIAFGPGESGLWGGLGKAFLNGVDVDSLAGTLPEILFFAFQMTFAIITPALIVGAYVERVGFGFVLTFSALWMLLCYAPVVHWIWGGGMLADGGILGEIGVRDFAGGIVVHETAGLAALIIAVILGPRRNRTTPPHNPGYVMIGAAMLWVGWFGFNGGSQLAADGGAAMALTVTHLSAATASLSWALWERIRFGKASMVGLVTGTIAGLASITPASGFVGPVQALIIGAVAGVLCQEAVSVVRNKLNIDDTLDVFAVHGVGGIFGTIMIALFGLGTWTAQLGGLIIVGAFTAVVTFVLVKLVAQITPLRVDAETETNGLDLSVHGERAYDMSS
- a CDS encoding orotate phosphoribosyltransferase, which codes for MIPSSFPDSTEIARLTARMLLEIKAVHFNAREPFTLASGLPSPTYIDCRKLISYPRIRSTLMDFLTVTVMRDAGFEAFDNIAGGETAGIPFAAMVAERMALPMTYVRKKPKGYGRNARIEGAMSEGERVLLVEDLTTDGGSKLSFVDAIRETGATCSHTAVIFYYGIFPETEKTLGDHGVQLHSLCTWWDVLAEAKAQKTFDQETLDGVEAFLNDPRGWQEAHKS
- a CDS encoding phosphatidylglycerophosphatase A codes for the protein MNIAQMIGTVGGVGYMRPAPGTWGSLVALPMAWVLHTLGGFPLLAIATVAVFFGGLWATRVMTRGQDDHDPSEIVIDEVAGQFIALWAISYPSWAHGIDIAALWPGWVAGFILFRLFDITKPGPIGWADRRGDPMGVMLDDVIAGVFAAIGVMVLAGIAHGVLGL